The Triticum aestivum cultivar Chinese Spring chromosome 3A, IWGSC CS RefSeq v2.1, whole genome shotgun sequence genome includes a region encoding these proteins:
- the LOC123061851 gene encoding uncharacterized protein: protein MPLSSLASAQPNQGPKLLEPPSYALLLLHWRKFGSSPPPSPRVQRRPREELEPQRWSMVSSLSSSAEEAWAAEMARSVRSLRCRPSTIEDNVFVQLICIVSIPGC from the exons ATGCCCCTCTCTTCATTGGCATCTGCACAGCCAAATCAAGGACCTAAGCTCCTG GAACCGCCCTCCTATGCCCTGCTCCTCTTGCATTGGCGCAAATTCGGCTCCTCCCCGCCTCCGTCTCCACGTGTGCAGCGACGACCCCGGGAGGAGCTCGAGCCGCAGAGGTGGTCCATGGTGTCGTCGCTGTCATCCTCGGCAGAAGAAGCGTGGGCTGCAGAGATGGCCAGATCCGTCCGATCCTTGCGCTGCCGTCCGTCCACCATCGAG GATAATGTGTTTGTTCAGCTGATCTGTATAGTTTCAATACCGGGTTGTTAA